The sequence TGAAATGGTCTTTGACCATCAGGCCGTGACAGCGTCGACAGTTCATGATCGCTCTCCTTGGTTACAGCCTAGGAATTCGTGCGCTCTATGACCTAAGATAACGTAATTGGCGCTGAGCAAAAGACCCGGAGGAGGTAACCCGGAAGAGGGGGGATGACGATATAACTACTTGAACAATAAGGGGAGTGTAGGTGTGGTCTATGGGAGGACGAACATTCGGTGGTGAATGATAGACAGGGATGGGTACGTGATTCTGCTGAACCTTGCTGAGTACGGCCTCGCTTGGACTCAGACTCGTGCGGTGAGCACGCTTTGGAGAGCTGCCACCAGCCCTTCGATCTTAACGGGCTTTTGCACGTAAGCGGCTGCGCCAAGACGCCGCGCCTTCTCTTCTGCTTCCTGTGGATCACGGGCGGTGACCACGATTACAGGAATGTCACTCAAGATTCGATTGCGTTTTAGAAGTTCAAGAACATAAAACCCATCTCCTCCAGGCAATCCTAGGTCTAGGAGGATGGCCTGAGGTTGATGGTGCCTGGCCACACTGATGGCCTGCATTCCATCGGCGGCCCAAACGGGATAGTAGTCGTGAGCCTTGAGGGCGGCGCTGAGCAAGTGCCAGCTATCGACCCCATCGTCGATTATGAGAATTTTTGGTTTCATGAAGGACCTCTCTTCGTGAGTTGTTCTTCCTTCCTCCAGACCGAGCCCCTTTAAGACAAAGGTATCTGACCCACTAATTCTTGCCAGACCAAAAAGGGGTACCTCGAAAGGGGAGCACGACAGCAGTCTTTCCCTGACACACTCACAATAGCGGCCTTGCCCAGGCTCCCATAGGCCGAATAGGCGTCATACCCGTTTCCTCGCATCGGTTTTGCGGCGCTCTCGTCGCTTTCGTCCCGTTCCTCGGTTATGCTGTACAGAGCCGCATGGGTCTACGAATACCTTCACGATGGGTGGCGCGAGGTGCCATGGGTCTGGCTGGCATCGCGGCTGCCCTCTGTGTGACGATCGCGTTGTACGGGGCCTATCTCGCCACGTTCCTGGACCTGCCGAAAAGCGAAGACCATCCGCCGCTCCGTCTGTATAGTGCTCCCTTCCTCTTGCAGACCAATCTGTCGGTCACCGAAGCCCGCGTGTTCGATCGACTCCAACGACTGGGCTATCATCGGACGCCCAAACAGGTCGAAGCTCCGGGGGAGTATCAGCTCACGGATGAGGCACTGACGATCTACCTGCACGCGCAGCCTGAGGAGCACGCGAAAGCAACCGTCATTCGACTCACCCTCGATCAGGATCGAATCACCGAAGTTCTGTCGGTGACCGAGGGGGCGCTCGTCTTCCCTGTTTATCTTGAGTCGGAACTGATCAGCGGACTGCGAGGCGAGTCGCGCCAAGTTCGTGAATGGATTCCTTTGACTCAGATTCCGCCTCGACTGATCGAGATCATCGTCGCCATCGAAGATCATCGCTTCTATTCGCACCCAGGTATCGATCCGATCGCGATCGGTCGGGCGCTGTGGAGGAATCTCACGAAAGGCGATGTGGTGCAGGGCGGAAGCACAATTACGCAGCAGTTGGCCAAGAATCTCTTTTACACACCGCACCGCACCATAGTGAGAAAATTCAAGGAGGCTCTGGCCGCCCTGGTCATGGAGGCGAAATACAAGAAGGCGGACATCTTGGAGAGTTATCTGAATGAAATCTATCTTGGCCAGGCCGGGTTTGTGTCGATTTACGGCGTCAGTGAAGCAGCCCGTCGGTTGTTCGGAAAGTCTCTCGGGGAACTTCGCGTGGAGGAAATGGCGCTGATCGCGGCCTTGATCAAAGGTCCCAACACCTACGCGCCGGCGAAACATCCGGACCTCGCCAGACAACGTCGGGACGTGGTATTACGCCGGCTGCGAGAGGTCGGACTCCTGACCGAGGAAGAGTGGACCCTTGCGATTAACCAGCCGATGCGGGTGGTGCCGCCGGAGGATGTGATGAGCGGCGCACCGAATTTCGTGGACGCAGTCTTGCGGCAGGTTGAAGACACTCTGGGCGCGCCGTTGCCTGAAGGGTTACGAATCGACACTACGCTCGATCCGATGATTCAACAAGCGGCCATCGAATCGTTGGAGAAAGGGCTGGTACGACTGGAAGCAACGCACCAGCAGCTGAAACAGACGGAGGAGCCGTTACAAGGAGCTGTGATCGTCCTGGACCCGAGGACCGGATCTATTCTCGCCATGGTCGGCGGACGTGATTATCGCCGCAGTCAATTCAACCGGGCGGTGCAAGCCCATCGTCAACCGGGCTCATTGGTTAAACCGTTCGTCTACCTTGCGGCGCTTGAGGCGGCGCGCGAGGGAGACGCCGTGGCGTTCACCTCGGCAAGTCTCCTGGCAGACGAGCCGGTCACCTTTGAGTCGGAAAAGGGGCAATGGGCACCACTGAACTATGATCGCCAATTCCGCGGACATGTCACCTTACGTCAAGCCTTGGAACAGTCCCTAAACGTGCCGGCTGTGAGGGTTGCTCATGCTGTCGGCACCAAACGAATCGTTCAACTTCTGCACCGACTCGGAGTGAGCAGCCCGATCTCCGAGGATCTGTCCATGGTCTTGGGGAGCTCTTCCGTCTCCTTATTGGAGATCACATCGGCGTTCGGCGGGATTGCGAATGGAGGAGTGGCGGTTCATCCGACGGCGGTCCGCATAGCACGAGATCGACAGGGAGATTCCGTGTGGAGCGGGATCCCGGATCGGTCTCAGGCTGTATCGCCTCAGGGCGCCTACGTGCTGACGTCGTTGCTTGAAGGGGTGATTCAGCGGGGAACGGCTACGAAGGCCAAAGTGATGGGTCTGCAGGGCGCTGTGGCGGGAAAAACCGGGACGACCGATGGGT is a genomic window of Nitrospiraceae bacterium containing:
- a CDS encoding PBP1A family penicillin-binding protein, with the protein product MGLRIPSRWVARGAMGLAGIAAALCVTIALYGAYLATFLDLPKSEDHPPLRLYSAPFLLQTNLSVTEARVFDRLQRLGYHRTPKQVEAPGEYQLTDEALTIYLHAQPEEHAKATVIRLTLDQDRITEVLSVTEGALVFPVYLESELISGLRGESRQVREWIPLTQIPPRLIEIIVAIEDHRFYSHPGIDPIAIGRALWRNLTKGDVVQGGSTITQQLAKNLFYTPHRTIVRKFKEALAALVMEAKYKKADILESYLNEIYLGQAGFVSIYGVSEAARRLFGKSLGELRVEEMALIAALIKGPNTYAPAKHPDLARQRRDVVLRRLREVGLLTEEEWTLAINQPMRVVPPEDVMSGAPNFVDAVLRQVEDTLGAPLPEGLRIDTTLDPMIQQAAIESLEKGLVRLEATHQQLKQTEEPLQGAVIVLDPRTGSILAMVGGRDYRRSQFNRAVQAHRQPGSLVKPFVYLAALEAAREGDAVAFTSASLLADEPVTFESEKGQWAPLNYDRQFRGHVTLRQALEQSLNVPAVRVAHAVGTKRIVQLLHRLGVSSPISEDLSMVLGSSSVSLLEITSAFGGIANGGVAVHPTAVRIARDRQGDSVWSGIPDRSQAVSPQGAYVLTSLLEGVIQRGTATKAKVMGLQGAVAGKTGTTDGYRDAWFVGYSSDLVIGVWVGFDDERPVGLTGAQAALPIWIDIARRVIPSRTPTFVMPTGVVTRTVDPKTGQLATSQCPEQVSEVFVEGTEPTVYCEVHGGGIWERFRRTFGFS
- a CDS encoding response regulator: MKPKILIIDDGVDSWHLLSAALKAHDYYPVWAADGMQAISVARHHQPQAILLDLGLPGGDGFYVLELLKRNRILSDIPVIVVTARDPQEAEEKARRLGAAAYVQKPVKIEGLVAALQSVLTARV